The following proteins come from a genomic window of Corallococcus sp. NCRR:
- a CDS encoding TlyA family RNA methyltransferase, whose amino-acid sequence MKPKKERLDVLVVERGLAESRTKAQALILAGQVVVADQRVDKPGSLVPVEAELRLKGEVLPYVSRGGLKLKAAMDRFGLDVTGRVGADIGASTGGFTDCLLQHGAVRVHAIDVGYGQLHEKLRVDPRVRSRERVNARYLTDEDLPEKVGVVVIDVSFISLTQVLPSVLPFLSPGGLLIALVKPQFEVGPERVGKGGVVRDPAARQDAIDTVTAFVREHGLSVRGVMDSPVPGPAGNVEALLVADRP is encoded by the coding sequence GTGAAGCCGAAGAAGGAACGCCTGGACGTGCTGGTGGTGGAGCGCGGGCTCGCCGAGTCCCGCACCAAGGCCCAGGCGCTCATCCTCGCCGGCCAGGTGGTGGTGGCGGATCAGCGCGTGGACAAGCCCGGCTCCCTCGTCCCCGTGGAGGCCGAGCTGCGCCTCAAGGGCGAGGTGCTGCCGTACGTGTCGCGCGGCGGCCTCAAGCTGAAGGCGGCCATGGACCGCTTCGGCCTGGACGTGACGGGCCGCGTGGGCGCGGACATCGGCGCCAGCACCGGCGGCTTCACCGACTGCCTGCTCCAGCACGGCGCGGTGCGGGTGCACGCCATCGACGTGGGCTACGGCCAACTGCACGAGAAGCTGCGCGTGGACCCACGCGTGCGCTCCCGCGAGCGGGTCAACGCGCGCTACCTCACGGACGAGGACCTGCCGGAGAAGGTGGGCGTGGTCGTCATCGACGTGAGCTTCATCTCGCTCACGCAGGTGCTGCCGTCGGTGCTGCCGTTCCTCTCGCCGGGCGGGCTGCTCATCGCCCTGGTGAAGCCCCAGTTCGAGGTGGGCCCGGAGCGCGTGGGCAAGGGCGGCGTGGTGCGCGACCCGGCGGCGCGTCAGGACGCCATCGACACCGTGACGGCCTTCGTGCGCGAGCACGGGCTCAGCGTGCGCGGGGTGATGGACTCACCCGTGCCCGGGCCCGCCGGCAACGTGGAAGCGCTCCTCGTCGCCGACAGGCCCTGA
- a CDS encoding 1-deoxy-D-xylulose-5-phosphate synthase yields MADVLSGVASPADVRALSEDALPGLCEALREAIITTCGRVGGHLGASLGAVELIVALHRVFHTPQDALLFDVGHQAYAHKLLTGRRDRMHTLRQADGIAPFLDPRESHHDALAAGHACTAISAALGLLSGRRQLGHTGHVVAVVGDGALTGGLSFEGLNNAGGSPLPLVVVLNDNQMSISANVGAIPALLRTRNARAFFESLGFTYLGPVDGHDLGALTRALREAKASSRPVVVHALTKKGRGFPPAEADEQTRGHAMGPYEWRDGKLVRSRGGRPTFSEAFAQVLGDALERDPRVVAVTPAMLEGSALTGLKARFPDRVHDVGIAEQHAVTFCAGLAAAGAKPVCVIYSTFLQRAYDQVVHDVCLPGLPVVFAVDRAGLVGADGATHQGAYDVSFLRPLPGLTQWAPVVGEDLGPMLATALQSNGPSVLRFPRGTLPDLPPELARSGAEAPGPASAGQPTHDTRAGSVGGMGFTASRMAPAAFSLPGARWLKRVAGSRLTLVTLGPLGLSALEAARSEPDWSVLDARRAWPLDEAALLEAAAGGHVVVAEEGTVRGGLGSAVLELYAASGVSPRVTLLGMPDVFLPHGDARVQRTQLGLDAAGLRRAGRALLGEERR; encoded by the coding sequence ATGGCGGACGTGCTGTCCGGTGTCGCGTCTCCCGCGGATGTGCGCGCTCTCTCCGAGGACGCGCTGCCCGGCCTGTGCGAGGCGCTGCGCGAGGCCATCATCACCACGTGCGGCCGCGTGGGCGGTCACCTGGGCGCGTCGCTGGGCGCGGTCGAGTTGATCGTGGCCCTGCACCGCGTCTTCCACACGCCGCAGGACGCGCTCCTCTTCGACGTGGGGCACCAGGCGTACGCGCACAAGCTGCTCACCGGCCGGCGCGACCGGATGCACACGCTGCGGCAGGCGGATGGCATCGCGCCGTTCCTGGACCCGCGCGAAAGCCACCATGACGCGCTGGCGGCCGGGCACGCGTGCACGGCCATCTCCGCGGCGCTGGGGCTGCTCTCCGGCCGGCGGCAGCTGGGCCACACGGGCCACGTGGTGGCGGTGGTGGGCGACGGCGCGCTCACCGGGGGCCTGAGCTTCGAGGGGCTCAACAACGCGGGGGGCAGCCCGCTGCCGCTCGTGGTGGTGCTCAACGACAACCAGATGTCCATCAGCGCGAACGTGGGCGCCATCCCCGCGCTCCTGCGCACGCGCAACGCCCGCGCCTTCTTCGAGTCGCTGGGCTTCACCTACCTGGGCCCGGTGGACGGGCACGACCTGGGCGCGCTCACGCGGGCGCTGCGCGAGGCGAAGGCGTCATCGCGCCCGGTGGTGGTGCACGCGCTGACGAAGAAGGGGCGCGGCTTCCCGCCCGCGGAGGCGGACGAGCAGACGCGCGGCCACGCGATGGGGCCCTACGAGTGGCGCGACGGCAAGCTGGTGCGCTCGCGTGGAGGACGGCCCACGTTCAGCGAGGCCTTCGCCCAGGTGCTGGGAGATGCGCTGGAGCGCGACCCGCGCGTGGTGGCCGTGACGCCCGCGATGCTGGAGGGCAGCGCGCTCACGGGCTTGAAGGCGCGCTTCCCGGACCGCGTGCACGACGTGGGCATCGCGGAGCAGCACGCGGTGACGTTCTGCGCGGGGCTGGCCGCCGCGGGCGCGAAGCCGGTCTGCGTCATCTACTCCACCTTCCTCCAGCGCGCGTATGACCAGGTGGTCCACGACGTGTGCCTGCCGGGGCTGCCCGTCGTCTTCGCGGTGGACCGGGCGGGGCTCGTGGGCGCGGACGGCGCCACGCACCAGGGCGCCTACGACGTGTCCTTCCTCCGGCCGCTGCCGGGCCTCACGCAGTGGGCCCCGGTGGTGGGAGAGGACCTGGGGCCCATGCTCGCCACCGCGCTCCAGTCAAATGGGCCCTCCGTGCTGCGCTTCCCGCGAGGCACGTTGCCGGACCTCCCGCCGGAGCTGGCACGAAGCGGAGCGGAGGCGCCGGGACCGGCCTCGGCCGGGCAGCCGACTCACGACACGCGCGCTGGCTCGGTAGGGGGCATGGGCTTCACGGCCTCGCGGATGGCGCCGGCCGCGTTCTCCCTACCGGGCGCCCGCTGGTTGAAGCGCGTGGCCGGCTCACGGCTGACGCTGGTGACGCTGGGACCGCTGGGCCTGTCCGCGCTGGAGGCCGCCCGGTCCGAGCCGGACTGGAGCGTGCTGGACGCGCGCCGGGCGTGGCCTCTGGATGAGGCCGCGCTGCTGGAGGCCGCGGCGGGCGGGCACGTGGTGGTGGCGGAGGAGGGCACCGTCCGGGGCGGCCTGGGCAGCGCGGTGCTGGAGCTGTACGCCGCGTCCGGCGTGTCCCCCCGGGTGACGCTCCTGGGCATGCCGGATGTCTTCCTGCCGCACGGGGACGCGCGGGTGCAGCGCACGCAGCTGGGACTGGACGCGGCGGGCCTGCGCAGAGCGGGCCGTGCGCTGCTGGGAGAGGAGCGCCGGTGA
- a CDS encoding ATP-binding protein → MSSEQRGRVLVLAAKAAGDALVERLTASGYQCASTERETGLAEMVDQLQPEVVLLAVTAKRAAELLETVRKTDKLQRLPVLVDQGRARSAEAFKRLAVDDFVRGADELVPRLESALRAWRLKEREERIRMRMGMLLEITQAATSSLELEEILRIAVEKVGQVTGTDRCSVVLVEGSHARTATVVATQEDPSLVQLDIEVARYPELRRALETRQPVLIEEAQRDPLMAEVRTSLLPQGVKSILVQPLICQDDLLGALFLRVSKGEASIGRDEQEFAEAVAGVLANSIRNARLHTAVKKKREDLELAYVERYRELNDANRRLKELNRLKDEIIAVCSHDLRAPLQVLLGHGRLLLEGPLETQQKQSAEAMIRQGRKILTLVESLLEKGKGEAARLSIEPRVLDVAQLCRDAVAELEILAAEKAVSLRSECPDSLMLIGDEVKLHEVLQNLISNAIQHASDPGVVVVRTQRLSRPDGDAVRVMVSDNGVGIPPDELHLVFDRYRHGPKGTGLGLAICKEFVELHGGEIWAESPADGGCTFVFTLPLAQEAARNPRPQPAPGAAPEQPRVLVVEDEPEIAAVLSEVLRSKYRVEVARDGAEGLAKARASRPDLVVMDVFLPKLDGLDAAMALKSSSDTAHIPVILLSAHQGVADKVRALNLGAVDYMAKPFNAVELLNRTERALKLRQGEKEQDTKTNSLQRRTGSDPVTGLHDRRGLLLRLEQEVARSRRYHRALTLAVLRPDRELEVMPSNMGDVMRKRVRHPDAIAHLGQGVFAVVLPECNADAARTVINRLMPDVEQVTSIEYRAAMADVSQDSDPVEKLLEKLGAPPPEVH, encoded by the coding sequence TTGTCGTCTGAGCAGCGGGGGCGGGTGCTCGTGCTCGCGGCGAAGGCCGCGGGTGACGCGCTGGTGGAGCGGCTCACGGCGAGTGGCTACCAGTGCGCCTCCACGGAACGGGAGACCGGGCTGGCGGAGATGGTGGATCAGCTCCAGCCGGAGGTGGTGCTCCTGGCCGTGACGGCCAAGCGGGCGGCGGAGTTGCTGGAGACGGTGCGCAAGACGGACAAGCTCCAGCGCCTGCCGGTGCTGGTGGATCAGGGCCGCGCGCGCTCGGCGGAGGCCTTCAAGCGGCTGGCGGTGGACGACTTCGTGCGCGGCGCGGATGAGCTGGTGCCCCGGCTGGAGTCCGCCCTGCGCGCCTGGCGGCTCAAGGAGCGCGAGGAGCGCATCCGGATGCGCATGGGCATGCTGCTCGAAATCACCCAGGCGGCCACCAGCTCGCTGGAGCTGGAGGAGATCCTCCGCATCGCGGTGGAGAAGGTCGGCCAGGTGACGGGCACGGACCGCTGCTCCGTGGTGCTGGTGGAGGGCAGCCACGCGCGCACGGCCACGGTCGTCGCGACGCAGGAGGACCCGAGCCTCGTCCAACTGGACATCGAGGTGGCGCGCTACCCGGAGCTGCGCCGCGCGCTGGAGACGCGGCAGCCCGTGCTGATTGAAGAGGCGCAGCGCGACCCGCTGATGGCGGAGGTGCGCACGTCGCTGTTGCCGCAGGGCGTGAAGTCCATCCTGGTGCAGCCGCTCATCTGCCAGGACGACCTGTTGGGCGCGCTCTTCCTGCGCGTGTCCAAGGGCGAGGCGTCCATCGGGCGCGACGAACAGGAGTTCGCGGAGGCCGTGGCGGGCGTGCTCGCCAACTCCATCCGCAACGCGCGCCTGCACACGGCGGTGAAGAAGAAGCGCGAGGACCTGGAGCTGGCGTACGTGGAGCGCTACCGCGAGCTCAACGACGCGAACCGCCGCCTCAAGGAACTCAATCGCCTCAAGGATGAGATCATCGCGGTGTGCAGCCACGACCTGCGCGCGCCGCTCCAGGTGCTCCTGGGCCACGGCCGGCTGCTGCTGGAAGGGCCGCTGGAGACGCAGCAGAAGCAGTCCGCGGAGGCGATGATCCGCCAGGGCCGGAAGATCCTCACCCTGGTCGAGTCCCTGCTGGAGAAGGGCAAGGGGGAGGCGGCGCGCCTCTCCATCGAGCCCCGCGTGCTGGACGTGGCGCAGCTGTGCCGCGACGCCGTGGCGGAGCTGGAGATCCTGGCGGCGGAGAAGGCCGTGTCGCTGCGCTCCGAGTGCCCCGACAGCCTGATGCTCATCGGCGACGAGGTGAAGCTGCACGAGGTGCTGCAGAACCTCATCAGCAACGCCATCCAGCACGCCAGCGACCCGGGCGTGGTGGTGGTGCGCACGCAGCGGCTGTCGCGGCCGGACGGCGACGCGGTGCGCGTGATGGTGAGCGACAACGGCGTGGGCATCCCGCCGGACGAACTGCACCTCGTGTTCGACCGCTACCGCCACGGGCCCAAGGGCACGGGGCTGGGGCTGGCCATCTGCAAGGAGTTCGTGGAGCTGCACGGCGGTGAAATCTGGGCGGAGAGCCCGGCCGACGGCGGCTGCACCTTCGTCTTCACGCTGCCCCTGGCGCAGGAGGCCGCGCGCAACCCCCGGCCGCAGCCCGCGCCCGGCGCCGCCCCCGAGCAGCCGCGCGTGCTGGTGGTGGAGGACGAGCCGGAGATCGCGGCGGTGCTGTCGGAGGTCCTGCGCTCGAAGTACCGCGTGGAGGTGGCGCGCGACGGCGCGGAGGGCCTGGCGAAGGCGAGGGCGTCCCGTCCGGACCTGGTGGTGATGGACGTGTTCCTGCCCAAGCTGGACGGCCTGGACGCGGCCATGGCGCTCAAGTCCTCGTCGGACACGGCGCACATCCCGGTCATCCTCCTGTCCGCCCACCAGGGCGTGGCCGACAAGGTCCGCGCGCTCAACCTGGGCGCGGTGGACTACATGGCCAAGCCCTTCAACGCGGTGGAGCTGCTCAACCGCACCGAGCGCGCGCTCAAGCTGCGTCAGGGCGAGAAGGAGCAGGACACCAAGACGAACTCGCTCCAGCGCCGCACCGGCAGCGACCCCGTGACGGGGTTGCATGATCGCCGGGGCCTGCTGCTGCGGCTGGAGCAGGAGGTGGCCCGCAGCCGCCGCTACCACCGCGCCCTCACGCTGGCGGTGCTCCGTCCGGACCGCGAGCTGGAGGTGATGCCGTCCAACATGGGGGATGTGATGCGCAAGCGCGTGCGCCACCCGGACGCCATCGCCCACCTGGGGCAGGGCGTCTTCGCGGTGGTGCTGCCCGAGTGCAACGCGGACGCGGCGCGCACCGTCATCAACCGCCTGATGCCGGACGTGGAGCAGGTGACCTCCATCGAGTACCGGGCCGCCATGGCGGACGTCAGCCAGGACAGCGATCCGGTGGAGAAGCTGCTGGAGAAGCTGGGAGCGCCCCCTCCCGAGGTCCACTAG
- a CDS encoding response regulator — protein sequence MSKPKITIVDDDRDTRELLAEALGAEGFEVMSAANGLRLVASLELHRPHAILLDVNMSWINGFELCQAVKQNKQFRDIPIIFISGRGDPEDKRRGMEVGAADYFVKPLELDALVNRIRQLIPADVAKEP from the coding sequence ATGTCGAAGCCGAAGATTACGATTGTCGATGACGACCGCGACACGCGCGAGCTGCTCGCCGAGGCCCTGGGGGCCGAGGGGTTCGAGGTCATGTCTGCGGCCAATGGCCTGCGGCTCGTCGCGTCGCTGGAGCTGCACCGGCCGCATGCCATCCTCCTGGACGTGAACATGTCCTGGATCAACGGCTTCGAGCTGTGCCAGGCCGTGAAGCAGAACAAGCAGTTCCGGGACATCCCCATCATCTTCATCAGCGGGCGCGGAGACCCGGAGGACAAGCGGCGCGGCATGGAGGTCGGCGCGGCCGACTACTTCGTGAAGCCGCTGGAGCTGGACGCGCTCGTCAATCGCATCCGCCAACTCATCCCCGCCGACGTGGCGAAGGAGCCCTGA
- a CDS encoding polyprenyl synthetase family protein, which translates to MAAFNLEPFMRTHQARVEALLLERADRLGPAGTPPRLAEAMRYSLLAGGKRLRPVLCLAFADAVARASTKNTVVADAACALEYVHTYSLVHDDLPCLDNDDLRRGRPTNHKVYGEPMALLAGDGLLTEAFHVLASGPEPVRGILCAELARAAGASGMVGGQVLDIAADRAAALDYLLRLHRMKTGALILAACRMGVLAAGGDAAALASAVTYGEAVGLAFQIADDVLDVTSSAEAMGKPVGADAEAGRFTFPAVVGLDESRRMADELVARAEAAVRPLEGVDGPLAALARYSVERKS; encoded by the coding sequence ATGGCCGCATTCAACCTGGAACCCTTCATGCGCACGCACCAGGCGCGGGTGGAGGCGCTCCTGCTCGAACGCGCGGACCGCCTGGGCCCCGCGGGCACGCCGCCCCGGCTGGCGGAGGCCATGCGCTACTCGCTGCTCGCGGGCGGCAAGCGCCTGCGCCCGGTGCTGTGCCTGGCGTTCGCGGACGCGGTGGCCAGGGCGAGCACCAAGAACACCGTGGTGGCGGACGCGGCCTGCGCGCTGGAGTACGTGCACACCTATTCGCTGGTGCACGACGACCTGCCCTGCCTGGACAACGACGACCTTCGCCGGGGCCGGCCCACGAACCACAAGGTGTACGGCGAGCCGATGGCGCTGCTGGCCGGGGACGGGCTGTTGACGGAGGCCTTCCACGTGCTCGCCTCGGGGCCGGAGCCGGTGCGCGGCATCCTGTGCGCGGAGCTGGCGCGCGCGGCGGGCGCGAGCGGCATGGTGGGCGGGCAGGTGCTGGACATCGCGGCGGACCGGGCCGCGGCGCTCGACTATCTCCTGCGGCTGCACCGGATGAAGACGGGCGCGCTCATCCTCGCGGCGTGCCGGATGGGCGTGCTGGCGGCCGGAGGCGACGCGGCGGCGCTGGCGAGCGCGGTGACGTACGGCGAGGCGGTGGGCCTGGCCTTCCAGATCGCCGACGACGTGCTGGACGTGACCTCCAGCGCGGAGGCCATGGGCAAGCCGGTGGGCGCGGACGCGGAGGCCGGGCGCTTCACCTTCCCGGCGGTGGTGGGGCTGGACGAGTCCCGCCGCATGGCCGACGAGCTGGTGGCCCGGGCGGAAGCCGCGGTGCGCCCGCTGGAGGGCGTGGACGGTCCGCTCGCGGCGCTGGCGCGCTACTCGGTGGAGCGGAAGTCCTGA
- a CDS encoding tetratricopeptide repeat protein yields the protein MRPLPLLSRAAVMCLALAAGGSGAAPARRAPAPHVDREAMREAMDASSRDDEPSASSASYAHYLQARLMHLEGNHRASVDELRLALATDDGNPTLLTQLGEEYARLGDLVRAERELRKAVEKAPTHYAAHVLLGRVLLESGRTARAKQHLRRAVSLRPREPEAYLVLSQLYLDAKAPDEAVKVVESLAHALPGEASGYRRLGLVLAERGDAHRAERLLVRASERDPGDVEVWSTLARLYEDSGRPKEAEDALARALEADPDSREVLLSAGRAALKGGSATRARAYFDRLLSLSASPELAVRVAFSYLASGEPAAAKEVLDAARKDAPDEPRLAYYAGLVAERTRGFATAAQDFAGVPPDSEVFPDARVRQARCLSLVGDHPRALALYRAAMSEAPDDVEVRVGYARALERGGDAAKAEGVLREALAGEGGALAYDALASLLERQGRASDALALLRDAVAKAPRNQDLQFALATLLERQGDVPGALSRMRAVLALKPDHSSALNFMGYVMAQRGRDLDEAERLVRRALALRPDNGAYVDSLGWVLYQRGDAKKAVEVLERAVALSPDDPAILEHLGDAYLKAGRAPDAVRTWKRALEVLTLEPEAAEPADQRATLERKLKALPSTAPGR from the coding sequence GTGCGTCCGCTCCCGCTCCTCAGCCGTGCCGCCGTGATGTGCCTCGCGCTGGCCGCCGGAGGTTCGGGGGCCGCGCCCGCGAGGAGGGCCCCGGCCCCGCACGTCGACCGCGAGGCGATGCGCGAGGCCATGGACGCGAGCAGCCGCGACGACGAGCCGTCCGCGTCGTCCGCCAGCTACGCGCACTACCTCCAGGCGCGGCTGATGCACCTGGAGGGCAACCACCGGGCCTCGGTGGACGAGCTGCGGCTGGCGCTCGCCACCGACGACGGCAACCCGACCCTGCTCACCCAACTGGGCGAGGAGTACGCGCGCCTGGGCGACCTGGTGCGCGCCGAACGCGAGCTGCGCAAGGCCGTGGAGAAGGCCCCCACACACTACGCCGCCCACGTGCTGCTGGGCCGGGTGCTGCTGGAGTCCGGCCGCACGGCGCGCGCGAAGCAGCACCTGCGCCGCGCGGTGTCCCTGCGTCCCCGCGAGCCGGAGGCGTACCTCGTCCTGTCGCAGCTGTACCTGGACGCGAAGGCCCCCGACGAAGCGGTGAAGGTCGTGGAATCACTGGCTCACGCGCTGCCGGGAGAGGCCTCCGGCTACCGGCGGCTGGGGCTCGTCCTGGCCGAGCGTGGCGACGCGCACCGCGCCGAGCGCCTGCTCGTGAGGGCCTCCGAGCGCGACCCGGGTGACGTGGAGGTGTGGTCCACGCTGGCCCGGCTCTACGAGGACTCCGGCCGGCCGAAGGAGGCGGAGGACGCGCTGGCCCGCGCGCTGGAGGCGGATCCAGACAGCCGCGAGGTGCTGCTGTCCGCGGGCCGTGCCGCGCTGAAGGGCGGGTCGGCGACGCGGGCGCGGGCGTACTTCGACCGGCTGTTGTCGCTCTCCGCATCGCCGGAGCTGGCCGTGCGCGTGGCCTTCAGCTACCTGGCCTCCGGAGAGCCGGCCGCCGCGAAGGAGGTGCTGGACGCCGCGCGCAAGGACGCGCCGGACGAGCCCCGCCTCGCGTACTACGCCGGCCTCGTCGCGGAGAGGACCCGCGGCTTCGCCACCGCCGCCCAGGACTTCGCGGGCGTGCCTCCGGACTCGGAGGTGTTCCCGGACGCTCGCGTGCGCCAGGCCCGCTGCCTGTCGCTGGTGGGAGACCACCCGCGAGCGCTGGCGCTCTACCGCGCCGCCATGTCGGAGGCGCCGGACGACGTGGAGGTGCGCGTCGGCTACGCCCGGGCGCTGGAGCGCGGCGGGGACGCGGCGAAGGCGGAGGGCGTGCTGCGCGAGGCGCTGGCGGGGGAGGGCGGGGCGCTGGCGTATGACGCGCTGGCAAGCCTGCTGGAGCGCCAGGGCCGGGCCTCGGACGCGCTCGCGCTCTTGCGGGACGCCGTGGCGAAGGCGCCGAGGAACCAGGACCTGCAGTTCGCCCTGGCCACCCTCCTGGAGCGCCAGGGCGACGTGCCGGGGGCGCTGTCGCGCATGCGGGCGGTGCTCGCGCTGAAGCCGGACCATTCCTCCGCGCTGAACTTCATGGGTTACGTGATGGCTCAGCGGGGCCGGGACCTGGACGAGGCGGAGCGGCTGGTGCGCCGCGCGCTGGCGCTCCGGCCGGACAACGGGGCCTACGTGGACTCGCTGGGGTGGGTGCTCTACCAGCGCGGCGACGCGAAGAAGGCCGTGGAGGTCCTGGAGCGCGCGGTGGCGCTCTCCCCGGACGACCCCGCGATCCTGGAGCACCTGGGGGACGCGTACCTCAAGGCGGGCCGCGCCCCGGATGCCGTCCGGACCTGGAAGCGCGCGCTGGAGGTGCTGACGCTGGAGCCGGAGGCCGCCGAGCCCGCGGACCAGCGCGCCACCCTGGAGCGCAAGTTGAAGGCGCTACCCTCGACCGCGCCGGGCCGCTAA